The Falco cherrug isolate bFalChe1 chromosome 6, bFalChe1.pri, whole genome shotgun sequence genome window below encodes:
- the TBPL1 gene encoding TATA box-binding protein-like 1 isoform X1, producing the protein MDADSDVALDILITNVVCVFRTRCHLNLRKIALEGANVIYKRDVGKVLMKLRKPRITATIWSSGKVICTGATSEEEAKFGARRLARSLQKLGFQVIFTDFKVVNVLAVCNMPFEIRLPEFTKNNRPHASYEPELHPAVCYRIKTLRATLQIFSTGSITVTGPNVKAVASAVEQIYPFVFESRK; encoded by the exons ATGGATGCAGACAGTGATGTTGCATTGGACATTTTAATCACAAATGTAGTGTGTGTTTTTAGAACAAGATGTCATTTAAACTTGAGGAAGATCGCATTAGAAGGAGCAAATGTGATATACAAGCGTGATGTTGGG aaAGTATTAATGAAGCTTAGGAAACCTAGGATTACGGCCACAATTTGGTCCTCAGGAAAAGTTATTTGCACAGGAGCCACAAG TGAAGAAGAAGCTAAATTTGGTGCCAGACGATTAGCTCGTAGTCTACAGAAACTAGGTTTTCAG gttattttcacagattttaaagTTGTGAATGTTTTAGCAGTGTGTAACATGCCCTTTGAGATCAGATTGCCAGAATTTACGAAGAATAACAGACCTCATGCGAG ttaTGAACCAGAACTTCATCCTGCCGTGTGTTACAGAATAAAAACTCTCAGAGCTACCTTACAGATTTTTTCCACAGGCAGTATCACAGTTACAG GGCCAAACGTAAAGGCTGTTGCCAGTGCTGTGGAACAGATTTACCCATTCGTGTTtgaaagcaggaaataa
- the TBPL1 gene encoding TATA box-binding protein-like 1 isoform X2, which produces MDADSDVALDILITNVVCVFRTRCHLNLRKIALEGANVIYKRDVGKVLMKLRKPRITATIWSSGKVICTGATSEEEAKFGARRLARSLQKLGFQVIFTDFKVVNVLAVCNMPFEIRLPEFTKNNRPHASYEPELHPAVCYRIKTLRATLQIFSTGSITVTAQLRENHHLNHRHQ; this is translated from the exons ATGGATGCAGACAGTGATGTTGCATTGGACATTTTAATCACAAATGTAGTGTGTGTTTTTAGAACAAGATGTCATTTAAACTTGAGGAAGATCGCATTAGAAGGAGCAAATGTGATATACAAGCGTGATGTTGGG aaAGTATTAATGAAGCTTAGGAAACCTAGGATTACGGCCACAATTTGGTCCTCAGGAAAAGTTATTTGCACAGGAGCCACAAG TGAAGAAGAAGCTAAATTTGGTGCCAGACGATTAGCTCGTAGTCTACAGAAACTAGGTTTTCAG gttattttcacagattttaaagTTGTGAATGTTTTAGCAGTGTGTAACATGCCCTTTGAGATCAGATTGCCAGAATTTACGAAGAATAACAGACCTCATGCGAG ttaTGAACCAGAACTTCATCCTGCCGTGTGTTACAGAATAAAAACTCTCAGAGCTACCTTACAGATTTTTTCCACAGGCAGTATCACAGTTACAG CTCAACTGAGAGAGAACCACCACCTGAATCACAGGCATCAGTGA
- the TCF21 gene encoding transcription factor 21 translates to MSTGSLSDVEDLQEVEMLECDGLKMDTNKEFGASTESNEEGSNGENGSPQKGRGASGKRKKAPPKKSPLNGVSQEGKQVQRNAANARERARMRVLSKAFSRLKTTLPWVPPDTKLSKLDTLRLASSYIAHLRQILANDKYENGYIHPVNLTWPFMVAGKPESDLKEVVNTNRLCGPTAS, encoded by the exons ATGTCCACTGGGTCCCTCAGTGATGTGGAAGATCTGCAGGAGGTGGAGATGCTGGAGTGCGATGGCCTGAAAATGGATACTAACAAAGAGTTTGGGGCGTCCACCGAGAGCAACGAGGAGGGATCCAATGGCGAGAATGGCTCCCCTCAGAAAGGGAGAGGGGCCTcgggcaagaggaaaaaagctccCCCCAAGAAGAGCCCTTTAAATGGAGTGAGCCAGGAGGGAAAGCAGGTCCAGAGAAATGCTGCCAACGCCAGGGAGAGGGCGAGGATGAGGGTCCTTAGCAAagccttctccaggcttaaGACCACCTTGCCCTGGGTGCCCCCAGACACCAAGCTTTCCAAACTGGACACCTTGAGGTTGGCCTCCAGCTACATCGCTCACCTGAGGCAGATCCTAGCCAATGACAAGTACGAAAATGGCTACATCCACCCAGTCAACCTG ACTTGGCCTTTTATGGTAGCCGGCAAACCCGAGAGTGACCTGAAAGAAGTGGTGAACACAAACCGCTTGTGCGGCCCGACGGCATCCTGA